Part of the Sinorhizobium terangae genome is shown below.
ACATCCTGTCTCTCGGCCAGCGTGCAAACTTGTTTCCTTGTAGGGGCAAATTGGGCGCGCCTGCAAGTGTACGGCCACAAACCCGGCTTGACGACGCGAGCGCAAATGGAATAAAAATTCCGAAATTGATGAGTTTGGCCTTTTCATTCCGGCGCGAAATTGTCGCAAACGGGAGACAGAATCGGAGTGGAGGCAAGGGAGAGACACGCCGCGCCGCGGCGCGCGGGGATATCAGCGTTACATTCCTTATGAATGCGCGGGCAATGCGGTCCGCGACGCCTTTGCGCGATGAGCGTCAATCATCGCGCCCCTTTCCGGTTGCGACCGGATTTCGAGAGAGACGAACATGACAGTGAGATTTGGTCTTCTGGGCGCCGGGCGCATAGGCAAGGTTCACGCGAAAGCCGTCAGCGGCAATCCCGACGCCGTCCTCGTCGCGGTCGCCGACGCTTTCCCGGCCGCGGCGGACGCCATCGCCAATGCCTATGGCTGCGAAGTGCGCACGATCGAGGCAATCGAAAGCGCTGCCGACATTGACGCCGTCGTCATCTGCACGCCGACCGACACGCACGCCGACTTGATCGAGCGCTTTGCCCGCGCTGGCAAGGCGATCTTCTGCGAAAAGCCGATCGATCTCGATGTCGAGCGCGTGAAGGCCTGCCTTAATGTCGTATCGGACACCAAGGCAAAACTGATGGTCGGCTTCAATCGCCGCTTCGATCCGCATTTCATGGCCGTGCGCAAGGCGATCGATGACGGCCGCATCGGCGATGTCGAGATGGTGACGATCACCTCACGCGATCCGGGTGCGCCGCCGGTCGATTATATCAAGCGCTCCGGCGGTATCTTCCGCGACATGACGATCCACGATTTCGACATGGCGCGCTTCCTGCTCGGGGAAGAGCCGGTCACCGTGACCGCGACCGCTGCCGTGCTCGTGGACAAGGCGATCGGCGAGGCCGGAGACTATGACAGCGTCTCGGTCATCCTGCAGACGGCCTCCGGCAGACAGGCGATCATCTCGAATTCGCGCCGTGCCACCTATGGCTACGATCAGCGCATCGAGGTTCACGGATCGAAGGGCGTCGTCTCGGCGGAAAACCAGCGCCCGGTATCGATCGAAATCGCCACCGGCGAAGGCTACACCCGCCCGCCGCTGCACGACTTCTTCATGACGCGCTATACCGAGGCCTACGCAAACGAGATCGAAAGCTTCATCGCTGCCATCGAAAAAGGCGCGGAAATCACGCCCTCCGGCAAGGACGGCCTCGCGGCACTGGCACTGGCGGACGCGGCCGTGAAATCGGTTGCCGAGAAGCGCCAGGTGAGCATCGCCTGACGCTGCATTTTCAGCAAAACAGCCAAGGCCGGGTTTTGAGCCCGGCCTTGATCTTTTTCATTCGGTGAACATCACGCCTCGGCCCTTGGCCGGTCCTGCACCGGCTGGTTGGCACTCGGTGCGCGCCCCGGACGACCGGAGAGGAAGCCCTGTATCTGCCGGCAGCCCTCTTCGACGATGATCTGCTTCTGCCGCTCCGTTTCGACACCTTCGGTCACCACCGGCAGGTTGAGGCTTTGGCCAAGCGCGATGATCGCGCGGATGATGGCATGCGCCGCAGGGTCCTTGTCGAGAGCCGCCGTGAAGCTGCAATCGATCTTCAGTTTGTCGAACGGGAAGGTCTGGAGGTTGCTGAGCGAGGAATGGCCCGTCCCGAAGTCGTCCATGACGATGCGCACGCCGAGCAGCCGCAGCCGGACGAGCGTCGTCAACACGTCATCTCTATTGTGCATCAGCACTGCTTCGGTGATCTCCAGTTCCAGCCGGCGCGGCTCGAGACCGGTGCGCCTCAGAATCGCTTCAATCTGGTCAAAGAGGTTGGGAAGCAGAAACTGCACCGGCGAGATATTGACCGAAATCGCCAACGGCTCGTTCCAGCGGGCCGCTTCAAGGCAGGCCTGCTCAAGCACCCACTCGCCGATCTGGATGATCGAGCCGCTTTCCTCGGCGATCGGAATAAAGATACTGGGACTGACAAGACCGCGATCGGGATGTTGCCAGCGCAACAGCGCCTCGTAGCCGACGATCCTGTCGTCACGAACGTCGACGAGCGGTTGGTATTCGAGGAAGAGCTGGCGCCTGACGACCGCGTGCCGAAGGTCGTTTTCCATTTGCCGGCGCGTGCGCACCGCTGCATCCATCTCGGCGTCGAAGAAGCAGGCAATGCCCTTGCCGGTCTGCTTCGCGCGGTAAAGCGCCGTATCGGCATTGTTGCAAAGCCGGTCCGCCGTCATTCCGTCGGCCGGATAGATCGCCACACCGATGCTGACGCCAACAGCCATCGGGTCACGGCTGGTATCCATTTCCTCTGCAATGGATCTCAGAATGCGCTCCGACAATTGCCGCGCTGCCTCGGGCTGCCCGGCGGACGGCTGGATGATCGCGAATTCGTCGCCGCCGAGCCGCGCGATCGTATCGCCATCCCCGCATGCCGCGCGCAGGATGTCCGCCACCTTGCGCAGGATGCGGTCGCCTTCCCCGTGGCCGAAAATATCATTGACGGCCTTGAAGCGGTCGAGGTCGAGACAGAGGACAGCCAGCAGTTCGTTCCTCGCGCTCGCTACGGCGATCGACTGCGCCAACCGCCGATCGAACGAACTGCGGTTCGAAAGGTCGGTCAGCGCATCATGATGCGCAAGGTGCTCGATCGTGCGTTCCGCCTCCTTGCGCTGGCTGAGATCGCGCACGAAAATCACGTCGCACTCCCGACCCCGGTATTCGATCGTGCGACACGTGTATTCGACGGGAATTCGCCTCCCGTCCGCGTGAAGCAGTTCGAGTTCGCATGAGCCGCCGAACGCCCGACGATCCCCCGGCCGTTCCCGATCCTGCGCGAACAGCTCCGTCAGGTTTTTCTTTGCCAGTTCGGCTGCGGTCCGGCCGCAAAGGCTCATGAAACGCTCGTTGATATCGACGATTTCATCACCGCGGACGATCATCATGCCTTCGAGCGACGCGTTGACGAGCCCGCGAAGATCGGTGAGGTGCCGGTCGAGGAAGAGCGCGCCGAAAGCCACGAGGATGAGTGTCGTCGATGCAGCGATCACGCCGCCCGCAAGCCAGGCAGGATCGAATGTGGTAGCGGCGGCAACGCTCGGGTCCGGCACAAGGCCGACACCGCTCATCGACTTGAAGTGCATCGCGCAAATCGCAAGCACCAATAGGACCGTGGACGCGACCAGCCCGCGAACGCCCTGCAGCTTTCGGAACAGATGAAGCGCGACGCCTGCGATCAGCATGCCGAGGATGACGGCGGTCACGGTGGATCGAAAGTCGAACGTAACCTGGCCTTGCGCTTCGACCGCGCGCATGCCGGTGAAATGCATTGCTGCGATGCCGAGGCCGAGCAGAATGCCGCCGACGGCGAAGGCGTAGCGGAAGGTTCCGGCGAGCGCCACGGTGAATGCAATCCAGGACGCCGCGATCGCCACCAGCACCGAGAGGGTCGTGCCTCGGACCTCATATGCGATCGGCATGCCGCCGTCGTAGGCGAGCATCGCGATGAAGTGTGTCGACCAGATGCCGACGCCGGACGCAAAGGCGCAGGCGACGGTCCAAAGGCGGCGCTCAGTGCCGAGGCTGCGCTGCGCGCGCATCAGGAGCAGCATCGTGGCGACGCTGCCGGCAAGACAAACGATCGCCGCAATGGCGATCAGTCGCCAGTCATGATCATTGCGTATGCATGCAATCACTGAAAACATCGCTGCCCCCTGCGTCAGGGACAGCTTTGCAAGGAGTCTCTAAATAACCGTAAATTGCAGAGACACCAGAATTCGCCCGAGAGATTTCAGTGCCGAGCGACGCGGAGCGCCGAGGCGGCGTTCGAACTTAGCCATGCCCGCCGGCAATGTCTGCGTCGATCGTGCTGAGTGCGCGATTGAGATGGCCATCGAAAACGAGCCGCTGCTCGTCGGCTGCCACCGCGATTTCCGGCAGTCCTTGCAGGCGTACCTGCAGGGACTGGGCGAGCCCCTCCTCCAGTCCCTTGTGAAGGAGATCGAAGTAACGTGTCCCCGGTCCGGTGACGAAGATCGGCATCGGCTCGTAGAGGCTGAGCAAGCGGGAAATGCCGTTGCCGAGCGCGATGCCGGCCTGGCGGAAGGCGTAGCCGGCCATGCGGTGTCCCTGGCGCGCGTTGGCCGCAATCTTGTCCATCTCCGATAGCGGCACGAACTTCGCAGGGATCGTGTCGGAGGGCACCTCGAACGCCGTGCGCAGGATTCCATAGAAGCCCGCCGCCGCTTCGATGCAGCCGTGGCCGCCGCATCGGCAAAGCCCAGCGGAGCTCGTGTGCAGCATGTGCCCGAAATTCGGCGCCGAAACATCAAGTTCGCCGAGACGGCCTTTCCGTGCAAGGCCGAGACCGATGCTGTGCCCAAGCGATATGGCTGCAAGCGCCTTGAAGTCTTCTCTCTCCTCCTCGGCTCGGACCGCAAGCGCTTGGGCAACCAGCAGCGTCTCGTTGCTGAGCATGATCTTGGCCCGCCAATCCGGGCGCAGCAGCTCTTCGAAATCGAGTTCCTCTTGGCCGAAAACCGGGGACCAGATCAGTCGCGCTCCATCAGCCGCAACAAGGCCCTTGCTGCTGATCGAGATGGCAAGCACATCTTCCTTCGTGATGCGGGAGCGCTGGAGCAGCCGTTCAAGCGCTGCGGCGAATACCTGCCCGAAAGCGGCGGTGCCCCTGAGATCGTGTTGTCTCGCCTCCTCGAACCGGTCGAGCAGAGTGCCGCCGTAATCGGCGAGCGAATACTGCACGATATCGGACGAGATGCGCACGACGATCACATGGCCGCAGTCGCGCCGCGGCATGAAAAGCACACGCGGCCGGCCACGGCCGCCTTGAACGTGCTGTTCACTTCTGGCGATGATTCCGGCGCGTTCCAGTTCCGCCGTGATGGCGGAGACGGTGGCCGAGGCGAGATCGGTTTCCGATGCGATTTCCGTGTGCGACAGGGAACCTTTCCGGCGGAGCGCCGCAAGGACAAGCGTGCTGTTCTGCTGACGTACAAGTTCAGTGCTGGACTTCGTCAGCATTACGCGTCCCTGTCGATGGCGGATCCTTCAACCCCATGCCTCCTCCAAAGCATCTGTTGACCGGCAAGACAAGGCGCCCTGCATGTTTACTCGGACGGAAGCCGATCCAAGGGCAAAAACATACAGCATTTCAACATGCTATCACGACTTTTGCGCCTTCCCGGAAGAGGCGCATGGCGCTGCACGGGGCCTTGTTGACAGCCTGCTAAAACTCTGACATTTATTTTCTCGACTGTCGAGAAAAAAGTCCGCACTGGTTGCGGCGGGCTTGCGACAGCACTTCACGGTTGGCCGAGGAGGCGTGCGGGAGGTTCGTGCGCACGGCGCAACCATTTGGGAGGGATGAAATGAAATCCGTTTTGAAGTTGATGGCGGGGGCTGCCATCATCGCGTCCATGCATTCGGCGGCCATCGCCAAGGATCTTGTCGTCGGCGTTTCCTGGTCGAACTTCCAGGAAGAGCGTTGGAAAACCGACGAGGCCGCCATCAAGGCCGCGCTTGAAGCTTCCGGCGACAAGTATATCTCCGCCGATGCCCAGTCTTCCGCCGCCAAGCAGCTGACCGACATCGAATCGCTGATCGCGCAGGGCGCAAACGCCTTGATCGTGCTTGCCCAGGACTCCGACGCGATCGCCCCGGCGATCGAAAAGGCCACCGCAGAGGGTATCCCGGTCGTCGGCTATGACCGCCTGATCGAAAATCCGGCCGCCTTCTACATCACTTTCGACAACAAGGAAGTGGGCCGCATGCAGGCTCGCGAAGTCTTCAAGGTGAAGCCGGAAGGCAACTTCGTCTTCATCAAGGGCTCCTCGTCCGACCCGAATGCCGACTTCCTCTTTGCCGGCCAGATGGAAGTGCTGAAGGAAGCGGTTGACGGCGGCAAGATCAAGAACGTCGGCGAGGCCTACACCGACGGCTGGAAGCCGGAAAATGCCCAGAAGAACATGGAGCAGTTCCTGACCGCCAACGACAACAAGGTCGACGCGGTCGTCGCTTCGAACGACGGCACGGCCGGCGGCGCCATCGCGGCACTTTCGGCGCAGGGCCTCGCAGGCGCCGTTCCGGTCTCCGGGCAAGACGGTGACTTTGCGGCGCTTAACCGCGTCGCGCTCGGCACCCAGACGGTTTCCGTATGGAAGGACGCCCGCGAGCTCGGCAAGAAGGCCGCTGAAATCGCTTCCGCGCTCGCCGCCGGCAAGACGATGGACGAGATCGAGGGCGTTCAAACCTTCAACGGCGGACCGAAGGGCGTTGCCATGAAGTCGGTCTTCCTGGCACCGCTTGCCATCACCAAGGACAATCTGAACGTCGTCATCGACGCCGGCTGGATTTCCAAGGACGCAGCCTGCCAGGGCGTTGCTGCCGGCACCATCGCCGCGTGCAACTGACGGCTCGGCATTTGAATTGACCTCAAGACGCCGCAACGTGACCGCGTTGCGGCGTTTGCTTGAGGTCGGGACGGTCTTCGCATGCAGGTGATAAGATCGCGGCAACGCGGCGCGAAAATAGCCGCATGAGCAAATGGAAACAGTGGGGGACGGCGGCCATGGCCGACACGACAAATACCGCACATTTTAATCGCGCGCGCAGCGCGGCTGAGAATCCAGTGAAGCGCTTCTTCCGCGCCACCGAAATCGATACCCGCCTGCTCGGCATGGTCGGCGCGATGCTGATCATCTGGATCGGCTTCGACTTCCTGTCCGGCGGCCTGTTCCTCACGCCGCGAAACCTCTGGAACCTTTCGGTGCAGACTGCCTCGGTCGCCGTCATGGCGACCGGCATGGTTCTCGTCATCGTCACCCGCAATATCGATCTGTCGGTCGGCTCCATCCTCGGCTTCGTCGGCATGATCATGGGCGTGCTGCAGGCTGAACTGCTGCCGCAGATCCTCGGCTTTAACCATCCTGCCACCTGGATCATCACGCTGCTTGCCGGCCTTTCCCTCGGAGCGGCGATCGGTGCACTCCATGGCATGATCATCGCTTTCCTCAACGTCCCGTCCTTTATCGTCACCCTCGGCGGTCTCCTCATCTGGCGCGGCGCCACCTGGTTTGTGACCAGTGGCCGCACTGTCGCGCCGATGGACGCCACCTTCCGCCTGATGGGCGGCGGCACCGAAGGCTCGATCGGCGCGACGGCAAGCTGGATCGTCGGCTTGCTTGCCTGTCTCGCGATCGTCGCCAGCATCATCAACGCCCGCAAGCAACGTAAGCGCTTCGGCTTTCCCCGCCGCCCGGTCTGGGCCGAGTATTTCCTGTCGGGAATTGGCTGCGCCCTCGTTCTCGGCGCGGTGGCGGTCGCCAACAGCTATCCCTGGCCAACCAACATCGCCCGCAAATACGCCGAAGCCAGCGGCATCGCGTGGCCCGAAGGCGGCCTCTTCATCGCCCACGGCATCGCCATTCCGGTGCTGATCGCCATCGTCATCGGCATCGTCATGACCTTCATCGCCACGCGCCTGCGCTTCGGCCGCTACGTTTTCGCGATCGGTGGCAATCCGGAGGCGGCCGAGCTTGCCGGCATCAAGACGCGCTGGGTCACCGTCCGCATCTTCGCGCTGATGGGCATGCTCTGCGCTGTCGCCGCCGCAATCTCGACGGCGCGCCTCAACGCCGCCACCAATGCCCAGGGCGAACTCGACGAACTTTACACGATCGCCGCGGCCGTCATCGGCGGCACCTCGCTTGCCGGCGGCATGGGCACGATTGCCGGCGCCATGCTCGGCGCCCTCGTCATGCAGTCGCTGCAATCCGGCATGGTGCTGCTCGGCATCGACAGCCCGCTGCAGCGGATCGTCGTCGGCGTCGTGCTGGTCACCGCCGTCTGGCTCGACACCGTATATCGCGCCCGCGCAAAATAATCAGGAGTACGAACATGACAGATCAACGCACTCCGCTTGTGGAAATGAAGAACATTTCCATCTCCTTCGGCGGCATCCACGCGGTGGACAACGCTTCCGTCGATCTCTATCCGGGTGAGGTCGTGGCGCTCCTCGGCCACAACGGCGCCGGCAAATCGACGCTGATCAAGATACTTTCCGGCGCCTACAGGCGCGATGCCGGCGAGATCCTGATCAATGGCGAGCCGGCCGAGATCCACAATCCGCGCGACGCCAAGAAATACGGCATCGAGACGATCTACCAGACGCTCGCTGTCGCCGACAATGTCGACGCCGCCGCCAATCTCTATCTCGGCCGGGAACTGCGCACCCCCTGGGGAACGCTCGACGACGTGGCGATGGAGGCGAAGGCGCGCGAGGTGATGGGCCGCCTCAACCCGAACTTCCAGCGCTTCAAGGAACCGGTAAAGGCACTCTCCGGCGGTCAGCGGCAATCGGTGGCGATTGCCCGAGCCATCCTCTTCAACGCCCGCATCCTGATCATGGACGAACCGACGGCGGCCCTCGGGCCTCAGGAAACCGCACAGGTCGGCGAGCTCATCAAGCAGTTGAAGCGCGAAGGCATCGGCATCTTCCTGATCAGCCACGACATCCACGACGTCTTCGATCTCGCTGACCGCGTCTCGGTGATGAAGAACGGCCAGGTCGTCGGCCACGCCCGCACCGAGGACGTGACCAAAGACGAGGTGCTCGGCATGATCATCATGGGCAAGGTGCCGCCAAAAGCGATCCCCGGCCCCGGCGCCATGCAGATGGCGTGAGCCTGAAGCTCTGCAAACACCACGAATGCCGCGTCCGAGGGCGCGGCATTTTTCTTCACGGAGGTCCCTTGTCCTATGCAGCGCTGCGGCCTCCACGCGAACACAGAACGCAAATTTCCGCTGCAAACTCATTCAATCACCATTGAAGCGGCGCGCAAGCTAGGCTAAGAACCGCTCACAGCCTGCTTCGGCGGCCCTGGCCGCCAACGGATGCACCCGTAGCTCAGCTGGATAGAGTGTTGGATTCCGATTCCAAAGGTCACAGGTTCGAATCCTGTCGGGTGCGCCATTTTGATATAAACCTGAGAATCCAAGCCGCCGATTCTGCGCCCGAAGCGGCGGAAAATGTCTTTAGCAGTTCGGTTTTTGCGACGCCAAAGGCGGCGCGTATGCTGCAGGCAAGGACCTCAATCATGAAGAAGCAAGTCTTGTTCATTCAAGGCGGCGGCGCAGGGACCCATGATGAATGGGACAACAAGCTCGTCGACAGCCTGAGGCGAGAACTTGGGCCTGGCTACGACGTCCGCTACCCGCGCATGCCGAACGAGGCAGATCCCACCTATTCCACATGGAAGGCCGCGCTCGCGGAAGAGATCGCCGGCCTCGATGATGGCGCGATACTGATGGGCCACTCAATTGGCGGAACGGTTCTGATCAACGCGCTCGCGGGGTCACCACTGAACCGGAAGCTTGCGGGCATATTTCTCATCGCAGCGCCCTTTGTTGGCGCTGGCGGTTGGCCAAGTGAAGATATCCAGCCAACAGCCGACCTCGGTGCGCGATTGCCTCCAAAGACGCCGGTCCATCTCTATCATGGCAGCGAAGACGACATTGCGCCGTTTGCGCATGTCGATCTCTATGAGAGAGCGATACCCGGCGCGATAGTGCACCGGCTCCACGGCCGCGATCACCAGCTCAACGACGACTTGGCCGAGGTTGCCGCTGGCGTCCGCGCTTTGAAATGAGACGGGCCTGCCTGCGACCGCGTTCTCCAACGGGACTTCATATCCGGTATTCGGCGGCGCTTCAGCTCACCCCCACCCCGGTGTGTAGCAGTTTCCGGCGACCCCGGTCACAGATGTTTTTTGTGACGGCTCGACACCGCATCGGTCGTCGGGCGCTGTTCACCGGTCGATCTGGCGATCACAAAACGCACAGAAAGCTCACGCTTGAAATTACATTAGCGCTAATGTAATTTGCTGCCCATGAGCCAAAAACAGATGCCAGGTCTCGGTGAACTGCTCCGCTATGTCGGAGAATTGGTCGATCAGGGTGCGGAGGAAGAGTACCGCGCCATGAACCTCCCCTATCGCGCCAGATACACCCCGGTCATGCGTGCGCTCGCCGCCGGCGCGGAAACCGTGACCGAGATCACCGCCCTGAGCAACCTCACGCAGGGCGCGATCAGCCAGACCGTGAGGCTGATGGAGGCCGATGGCCTAGTGGCACGCCATCGCCTGGAGGATGGGCGCAAGAACGGTGTTCATCTGACGGCTCGCGGCCGGGAATTGCTGAAGAGACTTGAACCCCACTGGGCGATCACCTTCACAGCCATAGACGCGTTGGAAAAGGAAATTGGCCATCCGCTTCTTGAGGTGCTGGCAAAAACGGCGCGCGCACTGGAACACCAGGGATTTGCCGCCCGACTGAGGGCCGCCGCACACCACGCAAACGAGGATCACGTCGATGCAGACTGACACGATGCTGCGCAAGAACTGGTTCGGTGCAGGAGGCAGCGCCTATGCGCAGTTCAGGCCCGAGTACCCGGTCGCGCTGTCGACGTTTCTTGCGAAAGTGTCTCCCACCCGTGACATGGCCGTCGATGTCGGCTGCGGCAACGGGCAACTGACCCGGCAACTGGCGACCTATTTCGATCGCGTGATCGGGGTAGACCCTAGCGAAGACCAGATCGCCAACGCTCAGGCCGAGGACAAGGTGCGATATCTTTGCGCGCCGGCCGAAAAACTGCCTCTTCCGGACAACACGGCGAGCCTCATCACCGCAGCACAGGCCGCCCACTGGTTCGATCTGCCGGCCTTTTATGCCGAGGCTCGCCGGATCGCCGTCGAGAACGCCGTTATCGCGCTCATCAGCTACGGGGTGCTCCGGCTGGAACCTGATGAACTTCAGGAGCGATTCATCGACTTCTACCACAACGAGATCGGCCCCTATTGGCCGACGGAGCGCAAGCTGGTGGACACCGGCTATGCCGATATCACCTTCCCTTTCAATGAGCGGGCAGCACCGGAGATGGAGATCCACAGGGCCTGGGAGCTCGGCGATTTCCTGGGCTACCTGTCGACATGGTCCGCCGTGCACCGTGTCAACGACGCCGGGCGCGAAGACATTCTCACGGCCTTTGTCCGGGATATTTCCGAACTCTGGGGCGACCCGGCGAAGAAGCGGCCGGTGTCCTGGCCCATCAACATGAGATTGGGGACGATATGAACGATATCAGCGAACTGCCGATACTCGAGGCTGGCCTGCGTCATCGCGAACGGCTGGCGGTCACCCCGTTTCACACCGTGCCCGAGGTCGATGATGCCTGGCCAGGCTTCAGGGATATGCCGCCGGTGTTCGCAACGGCGATGATGATCGGCTTCATCGAGCAGACCTGCATCGAAGCGTTGCGTCCTTATCTCACCGACCAACAACGCACCGTCGGCACCCATGTCGATGTCAGCCATGTCGCGCCAACACCCGTCGGCATGTCGGTGACGGCAGATGTCGAACTGGTAGCGGTGGACGAAAGATCGCTTCTCTTCAAAGTCTGCTGCTGCGACGAAGCTGGTCTGATTGGCGAAGGAACCCATCGCCGCGCCATCATCGACCTGAACCGGTTTACCCGGCGATTGGCTGACAAGGCCGCCCAGGCCAGCTAGTTGACATTCCGATATTATGTGACAAAGTCAGTGATATATATGACAACGTCAACTAAATGGATGTTCCATGCCGCAGGTCGATCAGGAAGATTATGTGGCCGCGGTGCGCCGCTTCAGCCGTTTCTACACACGCCGGATCGGCCTGCTGCACGAGGGCCTGCTCGGCGGCCCCCTGTCGCTCGCCGAGGGCCGCCTCGTCTACGAGCTGGCGCAGCGTAAGACATCCACAGCCAAGGAGCTCGGAGCCGAGCTCGAGCTCGATTCCGGATATCTCAGCCGGCTCCTGAGGGGCCTGGAAGAGCGCGGTCTCGTCTCGAAAAGCCCGTCGCAGGAGGACGGCCGGCAGGTTCTGATCTCGCTGACCCCGGCGGGCCGCGAGAGCTTCGCAACCATCGACGCGCGTTCGCGCGACGAGGTGAGCGCCATGCTCGATCGCCTCTCACTGCCCGAACGGCGGAAGCTCGCGACGGCACTTGCCGAGGCCGAGCGACTGCTGGGCGGTGCGACCCCGGAACCTGCTCGCGTCCCCTATATCCTCCGCCCGCATCAGCCCGGAGACATGGGTTGGATCGTCCATCGCCACGGTGTGCTCTATTCTGAGGAATACGGATGGGATGAGCGGTTTGAGGCCCTCGTCGCCCAGATCACGGCCGATTTCATTCAAAACTTCAAGCCGAACCGCGAGCGCTGCTGGGTCGCGGAGCGCGAAGGCGAGATCGTCGGTTCTGTCTTCCTCGTTGAAGAATCTGCGACCGTCGGCAAGCTCCGCCTCCTCTACACCGAGCCAAGCGCACGAGGTCTCGGGATCGGCCGCCGGCTGGTCGAGGAATGCATCCGCTTTGCGCGACAGGCGGGGTATTCGAAGGTTACCCTCTGGACCAATGACATCCTGACCGCAGCAAGGCACATCTACCAAACGACGGGTTTTCATCTCGTGCACGAGGAGAAGCACCATAGTTTCGGGCACGATTTGGTCGGGCAGAATTGGGAACTGGTGCTGTGACGGTGACACGGCCCTGCCCCAGCGCCGCGTCAGACGCGTACGGCAACGCCTCGGAAGCGCCAACTCGGCGTCCGGTGGTAAGGGCTCGACCGGAGATCGCCCGTTACGACGGGTGACTGAAGCGGGCCACTTGCGCATCCTTCATCAGGCTGCGGAAGTTTGGTCCGCTGACATGCACCAGTGTCTTGTGGTCGCCGCCTTCGAAATAGACGTCGGTGACGTTGCCGAGACTCTCGTCAAGGACCACCGGCACATTATAGGCCGATCCGATGGGCGGCACCGCGCCGGTGTCGCAATCGGCGAAAAGCGTGCTGACCTCCTCTTCCGAGGCGAGGCCAAGGCGCCTGTTCATCACGTCCTGCAACGTGGAGAGCTCGATCCGATGCGTGCTTGGAACAACGGCGAGAAAGTATCCCATTTCGTGATGCACGACGACGGACTTGGCCAGCCTGCTGCCCGGAACATGCGCCGCCTGCGCCGACTGGCTGGTGGTTGCCGTGCGGTGGTGAGCGACGGTGTCATAGGCCACACCCTCGCCTTCGATGTAGTTCTGAAGCTTCCTTGCGATCGTCATCGTAGGCACCTCAATGTTGCGTAGTGACGTATCAGGAGAGACATTTTCCTCTCATCAACTGCGAAGTCAACGGCGAATGGCCGTTGCGCCGGCCGCACTTCAATTCCAAAAACACCCACTGCAGACGCAACAAAGGCCGGCGGCCGCCGTGCAGCCACCGGCCTTCTGCAACTTCGGCCGGTCGTTACGCGGCCGCACTGTCCTTCGGAAAGTCCGTCGATACCGCGAGTTCCCGCCAGGCGGCGAGTTCGCCGGCGACATGGGCGTTCTTGGCTTCGATCGCGGCCACGGTGTCGCTTCCGAAGGGCATGCGCAGCGGCGGGTTGTCGGCGTGGGCAAGTTGCACCATCGCTTTGGCGAACCGCGCCGGGTCGCCCGGCTGGGCATGGTTTGCCGTCTTGGCGAATTCGCGCATGGCGCCAACGGTCTCGCTATAATCGGAGATCGACAGCGGGCTCACCGACAACGACTGCTCGTCCAGGAAGTCGGTGCGGAAGAAACCCGGCTCGACCACCGTCGCCTTGATGCCGAGCGGCGCCAATTCCTGCGCAAGCGCCTCGGTCAGCCCTTCGATCGCGAATTTGGTCGAGCCGTAGACGCCCCAGCCGGTAAAGGCCGTATAGCCGCCGATCGACGAGATGTTGATGATGT
Proteins encoded:
- a CDS encoding sugar ABC transporter permease, yielding MADTTNTAHFNRARSAAENPVKRFFRATEIDTRLLGMVGAMLIIWIGFDFLSGGLFLTPRNLWNLSVQTASVAVMATGMVLVIVTRNIDLSVGSILGFVGMIMGVLQAELLPQILGFNHPATWIITLLAGLSLGAAIGALHGMIIAFLNVPSFIVTLGGLLIWRGATWFVTSGRTVAPMDATFRLMGGGTEGSIGATASWIVGLLACLAIVASIINARKQRKRFGFPRRPVWAEYFLSGIGCALVLGAVAVANSYPWPTNIARKYAEASGIAWPEGGLFIAHGIAIPVLIAIVIGIVMTFIATRLRFGRYVFAIGGNPEAAELAGIKTRWVTVRIFALMGMLCAVAAAISTARLNAATNAQGELDELYTIAAAVIGGTSLAGGMGTIAGAMLGALVMQSLQSGMVLLGIDSPLQRIVVGVVLVTAVWLDTVYRARAK
- a CDS encoding ATP-binding cassette domain-containing protein, with protein sequence MTDQRTPLVEMKNISISFGGIHAVDNASVDLYPGEVVALLGHNGAGKSTLIKILSGAYRRDAGEILINGEPAEIHNPRDAKKYGIETIYQTLAVADNVDAAANLYLGRELRTPWGTLDDVAMEAKAREVMGRLNPNFQRFKEPVKALSGGQRQSVAIARAILFNARILIMDEPTAALGPQETAQVGELIKQLKREGIGIFLISHDIHDVFDLADRVSVMKNGQVVGHARTEDVTKDEVLGMIIMGKVPPKAIPGPGAMQMA
- a CDS encoding alpha/beta fold hydrolase; protein product: MKKQVLFIQGGGAGTHDEWDNKLVDSLRRELGPGYDVRYPRMPNEADPTYSTWKAALAEEIAGLDDGAILMGHSIGGTVLINALAGSPLNRKLAGIFLIAAPFVGAGGWPSEDIQPTADLGARLPPKTPVHLYHGSEDDIAPFAHVDLYERAIPGAIVHRLHGRDHQLNDDLAEVAAGVRALK
- a CDS encoding MarR family winged helix-turn-helix transcriptional regulator, which codes for MPGLGELLRYVGELVDQGAEEEYRAMNLPYRARYTPVMRALAAGAETVTEITALSNLTQGAISQTVRLMEADGLVARHRLEDGRKNGVHLTARGRELLKRLEPHWAITFTAIDALEKEIGHPLLEVLAKTARALEHQGFAARLRAAAHHANEDHVDAD
- a CDS encoding class I SAM-dependent methyltransferase encodes the protein MQTDTMLRKNWFGAGGSAYAQFRPEYPVALSTFLAKVSPTRDMAVDVGCGNGQLTRQLATYFDRVIGVDPSEDQIANAQAEDKVRYLCAPAEKLPLPDNTASLITAAQAAHWFDLPAFYAEARRIAVENAVIALISYGVLRLEPDELQERFIDFYHNEIGPYWPTERKLVDTGYADITFPFNERAAPEMEIHRAWELGDFLGYLSTWSAVHRVNDAGREDILTAFVRDISELWGDPAKKRPVSWPINMRLGTI
- a CDS encoding thioesterase family protein; this encodes MNDISELPILEAGLRHRERLAVTPFHTVPEVDDAWPGFRDMPPVFATAMMIGFIEQTCIEALRPYLTDQQRTVGTHVDVSHVAPTPVGMSVTADVELVAVDERSLLFKVCCCDEAGLIGEGTHRRAIIDLNRFTRRLADKAAQAS
- a CDS encoding bifunctional helix-turn-helix transcriptional regulator/GNAT family N-acetyltransferase, translated to MPQVDQEDYVAAVRRFSRFYTRRIGLLHEGLLGGPLSLAEGRLVYELAQRKTSTAKELGAELELDSGYLSRLLRGLEERGLVSKSPSQEDGRQVLISLTPAGRESFATIDARSRDEVSAMLDRLSLPERRKLATALAEAERLLGGATPEPARVPYILRPHQPGDMGWIVHRHGVLYSEEYGWDERFEALVAQITADFIQNFKPNRERCWVAEREGEIVGSVFLVEESATVGKLRLLYTEPSARGLGIGRRLVEECIRFARQAGYSKVTLWTNDILTAARHIYQTTGFHLVHEEKHHSFGHDLVGQNWELVL